The following nucleotide sequence is from Caldicellulosiruptor saccharolyticus DSM 8903.
AACAAGCAGTGCTAAACTTGCCAACCTATCAAAGTGCTTTGCTATCAGAACATCATCAATGATATGTTTAGATACTTTTGGAACTGTCATATTACAAAATATAGAAATTAGAGAAAAAATTAGACCAAGTGCTACCAGAAATTTGTACTCATCAAGATATTTAAGGATGCGCTTAAGATAGTCCAATTTTCGTTCATCCCTTTTTTATAAAAGTTTAATTTATATTATACACCCAAACACAAAAAAAGTTAATACATTGCCACAAAAATAGGATAAAATCAATAGCTTAAAGTACACAAAAAGCCACCCATTTCAATACTATCCCTCGGGTGGCTTTTTTATTTCCATACTTATCTTCGAAAAAGATTTTCAATTCTCTTTTATAATAATATCCTCACGACTTGCACCTGTGCCAATCAAAAATACCTTTGCACCTGTCTCTTTTTCTATAAACTCAATGTACTTTTTGGCGTTTTTTGGCAGCTGATCATACTCTTTTGCTTTTTTTATCTCTTCTTCACTCCAACCATCAAATTCTTCATAAATTGGTTCGCATTCCATTGCAACCTTCAATGATGCTGGGAACAAATCAAGGATTTTGCCAGCGTGCCTGTACCCCACACACACCTTCACTTTTGGCAGATTTGAAAGAGTGTCAAGTTTTGTGAGTGCAATCTTGTCAATTCCATTAATTAAAACTGCATATCTTACAACCACAAGGTCAAGCCAGCCGCACCTTCTTGGCCTTCCAGTGGTGGTACCGTATTCCTTGCCTCTTTCTCGAATTGAATCTCCTACTCTGTCTAAAAGCTCTGTTGGAAATGGTCCTTTGCCAACTCTTGTTGTATATGATTTAACAACTCCTATAACCTCTTGGATGTGTTTTGGCGCAATTCCAGCCCCTATACAAAATCCGCCTACTGTGGGGTGCGATGATGTAACATATGGATATGTGCCATAATCGAGGTCTAACATTGTTGCCTGGGCACCTTCTAAAAGGATTTTTTTCCCTTCTTTTATAGCATCATTCAAAAGCTTTATTGTATCTGTGATATACGGCCTTAGAATCTCACCATACTTCATAAACTGCTCCAAAAGTTCACCAAATTTCATAGGTGTTTTGTGATACACCTCTGTAAGTATCCGATTTTTTCTCTCATATACAATTCTTAGCTTATGCACAAACTCATCCTCGTCAAGCATGTCACAAACTCTTAAGTTTGTCCTCTCAGTTTTGTCAGTGTAAGCAGGACCTATTCCTCTTTTCGTTGTGCCAAGTGACTCTTCCCCTCTTTGCTTTTCCTGCTCTTCGTCAAGTATCTTATGATACGGCATAACCAAATGTGCTCTGTCGCTAATTCGCAGGTTTTCAGTTGATATACCTTCTTTTTGCAGGCTCTCTATCTCTTCAATGAGCGATTCTGGATCAATTACAACTCCATTTCCTATGATGTTTATCTTGTCTTTGTAAAGTATCCCTGATGGTATTAAGTGAAGTTTAAAAATCTTGCCAAATGCTTCAACTGTATGCCCAGCGTTACTTCCTCCCTGGGCACGGACAACAACATCAGCTTCTTTTGCTAAAAAGTCAACTATCTTGCCCTTGCCTTCGTCCCCCCACTGGGTGCCAACTATTGCTCGGATTTGTGACATTTCATCATACTCCTTTTTAAAAAGCTATTTTTTATAAAAAATCCTTCTTTATTATATCAGAATGAAGTAAGTTTTTTAAGTATTTAGCTTTATTTTAATAATTGAAGAAATGAGAATTGACTGGTATTATTTATATTGATAATGAAATTCCATCAATTTTAAAGGAGATGAACTTAAAAATGATTGAATATCTATTCAACGTCTTCAAAGATGTCACAAAGCTAAAGTGGTATACAATTGTTATTGTATCTGTTTTGTTTATCTTATCTTTATTTTTGATGGCTACTTATAAACGACAGAATTTATCAACAAAGGCAATCGTTTATGGCGGACTTAGTATTGCTCTTTCATTTACACTTTCGTTTATAAAACTCTACAGAATGCCACAGGGCGGTTCAATTACACCTGCAAGCATGCTTCCACTTTTTGTATATAGCTACATCTTCGGACCTGCTGCTGGAATTATTGCAGGTGTCGCTTATGGAATCTTGCAGCTCATACAAGAGCCTTATGTTGTTCACTGGGCACAGCTTCTTTTGGACTATCCATTGGCGTTTGGTGCTCTCGGATTTGCAGGATTTTTTAGAAAAAATTTACCCTTGGGAATTTTAGCAGGCGGCTTTGGAAGATTTGTGTTTCATGTTATATCTGGAGTTGTGTTTTTTGCATCATACGCGCCAAAAGGAACAAGCCCGCTTGTGTACTCTGCCATCTACAATGCAACATATATAGCGCCTGACCTTGCTGTGTGTTTAGTATTAGCTCTTATTCCTTCTGTTAAAAAGGCCATAGAAAGACTTTCAAAAGAAGCCTATATACAAAAATAGGGCTGTCTTGTTGAAGTAGTCTGACAGCCCTGGGGTTTTCCTAATAAATTTTTATTTGTAGGGTCGCTTATTTTCAAAGTTTTCACGGGATCATATAAAGTATATTTTACTATATAGTAGCAAGCCCCAACTCCTGCAAAAATGACTAACACTATAATCAAAATTGAAAGTATTTTTTTCATTTTTATAGCCACCATTCCTATCCTTGCATTTTTAATTAATATATTATGTGGATATATCTAAACTGGGCTTTCGGATATTTAGCTTTTAGGTCTGAAAGTGGTACATCCTTTTTATCTTCAGTATGATAAGTCAAATAAATCTCTGTCTTCTTAGTAGCTGTCCTTTCAACTTTTGTGACAATCATAGAATGATCATACACGCCATCTGGTCCAAAATCCATCTGAATAATATCGC
It contains:
- a CDS encoding adenylosuccinate synthase — translated: MSQIRAIVGTQWGDEGKGKIVDFLAKEADVVVRAQGGSNAGHTVEAFGKIFKLHLIPSGILYKDKINIIGNGVVIDPESLIEEIESLQKEGISTENLRISDRAHLVMPYHKILDEEQEKQRGEESLGTTKRGIGPAYTDKTERTNLRVCDMLDEDEFVHKLRIVYERKNRILTEVYHKTPMKFGELLEQFMKYGEILRPYITDTIKLLNDAIKEGKKILLEGAQATMLDLDYGTYPYVTSSHPTVGGFCIGAGIAPKHIQEVIGVVKSYTTRVGKGPFPTELLDRVGDSIRERGKEYGTTTGRPRRCGWLDLVVVRYAVLINGIDKIALTKLDTLSNLPKVKVCVGYRHAGKILDLFPASLKVAMECEPIYEEFDGWSEEEIKKAKEYDQLPKNAKKYIEFIEKETGAKVFLIGTGASREDIIIKEN
- the thiT gene encoding energy-coupled thiamine transporter ThiT yields the protein MIEYLFNVFKDVTKLKWYTIVIVSVLFILSLFLMATYKRQNLSTKAIVYGGLSIALSFTLSFIKLYRMPQGGSITPASMLPLFVYSYIFGPAAGIIAGVAYGILQLIQEPYVVHWAQLLLDYPLAFGALGFAGFFRKNLPLGILAGGFGRFVFHVISGVVFFASYAPKGTSPLVYSAIYNATYIAPDLAVCLVLALIPSVKKAIERLSKEAYIQK